The proteins below are encoded in one region of Pseudomonadota bacterium:
- a CDS encoding GvpL/GvpF family gas vesicle protein, whose translation MEQEGKYIYCIIGTQQDRDFGPIGIGGRGDKVSTIGADDLAMVISSHPLTKLVVNRENILAHEKVIEEVMKEYAVLPVRFCTIASNTDEIRSLLFKRYREFKNLLRDMDHKVELGVKGLWKDMDGIFKEIAEEDKEIKRIKRRLKGDAEQKDIQAKVGLGKLVEAALKNKKDGEAEKIVDALKASAFDYKLSNTIGDEMFINASFLVSKGREKEFDNIMEELGETHKDRMKFLYVGPLPPYNFVNITIYQEEWEK comes from the coding sequence ATGGAACAGGAAGGAAAATACATATACTGCATTATAGGCACACAGCAGGACAGAGATTTCGGTCCTATCGGCATCGGGGGCAGAGGCGATAAGGTGAGCACTATCGGTGCTGATGACCTTGCAATGGTAATCAGCAGTCACCCGTTAACGAAACTTGTGGTCAACCGGGAAAATATCCTGGCCCATGAAAAGGTTATTGAAGAGGTGATGAAAGAATATGCTGTTTTGCCGGTGAGGTTCTGTACTATTGCCTCAAACACCGATGAGATACGTAGCCTCCTGTTCAAGAGGTACAGGGAATTCAAAAATCTGCTAAGGGACATGGATCACAAAGTGGAACTCGGGGTTAAGGGGTTGTGGAAGGATATGGACGGTATCTTTAAGGAGATTGCAGAGGAAGATAAAGAGATCAAAAGAATAAAGAGAAGGCTGAAAGGGGATGCAGAACAAAAGGATATACAGGCAAAGGTAGGGCTGGGCAAACTCGTTGAGGCTGCCTTGAAGAACAAAAAGGATGGAGAAGCGGAAAAGATTGTTGACGCCTTAAAGGCCTCAGCCTTTGATTATAAGCTGAGCAACACCATAGGGGACGAGATGTTTATCAATGCCTCATTTTTAGTAAGCAAGGGAAGGGAAAAGGAATTTGACAACATTATGGAGGAGTTAGGCGAAACGCACAAAGACAGGATGAA
- a CDS encoding GvpL/GvpF family gas vesicle protein, with product MSNTGKYIYGVMNTGSHAAGSGLLTSNDIYTVPYMNVSAVVSNSGIIDYTNLPGDAAARHLIQHQLVIEKVMQEFTIIPMRLGTYVLNEDEVMQVLTKGHRMFKEIFEKIEGRIEIDVVATWVDLNIVIKEVSEQEEVKALKQSLLNKKESITVDDQIKMGMLIKSNLNKKKDEYAHVIKDSLKGLCRNMKEYTMPDDMTILNAAFFIDNGMRIPFEERLDELNNDFGGKVHFKYIGPLPPYNFYVLEIKKLQFEEINRAREILALDDVATKEDIKKAYKYAAVKYHPDKQSDTQSDTQKVEAEMEYDEITKAYRLLSVYCQQESCSMKEEDFAGNSIIIRIKE from the coding sequence ATGAGCAATACAGGTAAATACATATACGGCGTAATGAATACCGGATCCCATGCAGCAGGTTCCGGCCTGTTGACCTCAAACGACATTTACACCGTCCCCTATATGAATGTCTCTGCGGTAGTAAGCAACTCCGGAATAATTGATTATACAAATCTGCCGGGCGATGCGGCAGCGCGACACCTTATTCAGCATCAACTGGTGATTGAGAAGGTAATGCAGGAATTTACCATCATCCCTATGAGGCTGGGGACGTATGTTCTCAATGAAGACGAGGTGATGCAAGTCCTTACTAAGGGACACCGGATGTTTAAAGAGATTTTTGAAAAGATTGAAGGCAGGATAGAGATTGATGTTGTAGCCACCTGGGTTGATCTGAATATTGTCATCAAAGAGGTATCCGAACAAGAAGAGGTAAAGGCATTGAAACAATCCCTCCTCAATAAGAAGGAAAGTATAACAGTCGATGATCAGATAAAAATGGGTATGCTCATCAAAAGTAATTTGAATAAGAAAAAGGATGAATACGCCCATGTCATAAAGGACTCATTAAAAGGCCTGTGCCGGAACATGAAAGAATATACAATGCCGGACGATATGACGATTCTCAATGCAGCCTTTTTTATTGATAATGGCATGCGCATTCCTTTTGAAGAAAGGCTGGATGAGTTAAACAACGATTTCGGCGGAAAGGTCCATTTCAAGTATATTGGCCCCCTCCCTCCCTACAACTTTTATGTCCTTGAAATAAAAAAGCTGCAATTCGAAGAGATTAACCGGGCAAGGGAAATACTGGCGCTCGATGACGTTGCAACAAAAGAAGATATTAAAAAGGCTTACAAATATGCGGCAGTTAAATATCATCCTGATAAACAATCCGATACACAATCCGATACACAGAAGGTAGAAGCAGAAATGGAATATGATGAAATCACAAAGGCATACAGGCTGCTCTCTGTATATTGTCAGCAAGAAAGCTGTTCTATGAAAGAAGAAGACTTTGCAGGGAATTCAATAATTATAAGGATAAAGGAATAA
- a CDS encoding CDC48 family AAA ATPase, whose product MKKKNKEVIMAFKVKEALPKDVGRAIVRIDPDDMKMLALDVGDIVEIEGKRKTPVKLMPCYVEERGKRLIQMDGITRENAKVGIDEKVNIRKANHKLATRITLSPLTLSGLPQKDRDARYIGTLIEGLPVITGDRVRVTLFGSRSSDFKVLTTNPDGVVVINPGTQIIIESKETGEQKTTKISYEDIGGLGYQIQRIREMIELPLKYPQIFERLGIDPPKGVLLYGPPGTGKTLIARSVANETEAYFTSISGPEIMGKFYGESEGRLRGIFDDAQKHTPAIIFIDEIDAIAPKREDMGGEKQVERRVVAQLLSLLDGLQSRGQVIVIGATNIPNTLDPALRRPGRFDREILIPIPDKNGRLHILQIHTRGMPLSGETRQGSDAASNGVDLEKLAEITHGFVGADLEALAREAAMSALRKILPKIDFEMDEIPYETLLKLEVTMDDFYDAMKEVEPSAIREVFVEVPDVRWNDVGGLDDIKQELKEAVEWPIKYADVFKTAGTHPPKGILLHGAPGTGKTLLAKAVASETKVNFISIKGPSLMSKFVGESEKGVREVFKTAKQASPSIIFFDEIDAIVPRRGSGIGESGVTERVVSQFLAEMDGIEELKGVVVLAATNRVDMIDPALLRGGRFDLVIELPFPDEDARFAIFGIHTKDKPLAKDVNLRELAKEAGDLAGSDIEFLCRKASMLAIREYINQGSRGRGVEGKGQETGDSGQGLKILKRHFEEALQLVQKQKETQGSALDI is encoded by the coding sequence ATGAAAAAGAAAAACAAAGAGGTAATTATGGCTTTTAAGGTAAAGGAGGCGCTGCCGAAGGATGTCGGAAGGGCTATTGTCCGGATTGACCCCGATGACATGAAAATGCTCGCTTTGGATGTAGGCGATATCGTGGAGATTGAAGGGAAAAGAAAGACCCCTGTGAAGCTGATGCCCTGTTATGTTGAAGAGAGAGGGAAAAGGCTTATCCAGATGGACGGTATTACAAGGGAGAATGCAAAGGTCGGGATAGACGAGAAGGTAAACATCCGGAAGGCAAACCACAAACTTGCGACAAGGATCACGCTTTCTCCGCTGACGCTTTCAGGCCTGCCCCAAAAAGACAGGGATGCCAGATATATCGGTACACTTATTGAGGGTTTGCCGGTAATCACAGGAGACAGGGTAAGGGTTACCCTTTTTGGTTCCCGGTCAAGCGATTTCAAGGTTCTCACCACGAACCCCGATGGTGTGGTAGTGATAAACCCGGGAACACAGATAATAATAGAATCGAAAGAGACAGGGGAGCAGAAAACTACAAAAATTTCCTATGAAGACATCGGAGGACTCGGGTATCAGATTCAAAGGATCAGGGAGATGATTGAACTGCCCCTGAAATACCCGCAGATATTCGAGAGACTCGGGATTGACCCGCCAAAGGGCGTACTGCTCTATGGGCCTCCCGGAACAGGGAAGACATTGATCGCCCGGTCCGTGGCGAACGAGACTGAAGCCTACTTTACAAGCATCAGCGGGCCGGAAATTATGGGTAAATTTTACGGGGAAAGCGAAGGGCGTCTGAGGGGCATATTTGACGATGCCCAAAAGCACACCCCTGCCATAATCTTCATTGACGAGATCGATGCCATTGCGCCGAAAAGGGAAGACATGGGCGGAGAGAAACAGGTTGAACGGCGGGTTGTCGCCCAACTCCTGTCGCTTCTGGATGGTTTACAGTCGCGGGGTCAGGTGATTGTCATCGGGGCAACAAATATTCCCAATACCCTTGATCCGGCTTTAAGAAGGCCGGGAAGATTTGACAGAGAAATATTAATCCCCATCCCCGATAAAAACGGGAGATTGCATATATTACAGATTCATACAAGGGGCATGCCTTTATCAGGGGAAACACGTCAGGGAAGCGATGCAGCATCCAACGGGGTCGATCTGGAAAAATTGGCCGAGATTACCCATGGCTTCGTAGGCGCAGACCTCGAGGCGCTGGCAAGGGAGGCGGCCATGTCTGCGCTCCGGAAGATTTTACCGAAGATTGATTTTGAAATGGATGAAATCCCTTACGAAACACTCCTGAAGCTGGAAGTAACGATGGATGACTTCTACGACGCCATGAAAGAGGTTGAGCCCTCTGCCATACGGGAGGTGTTCGTTGAGGTGCCGGATGTAAGGTGGAATGACGTGGGAGGCCTCGATGACATTAAGCAGGAATTAAAGGAAGCGGTAGAATGGCCTATAAAATATGCCGATGTCTTTAAGACAGCCGGCACACACCCGCCAAAAGGGATTCTCCTTCATGGAGCCCCCGGTACAGGAAAGACCCTGCTTGCAAAGGCGGTTGCAAGCGAGACAAAAGTCAATTTTATCTCCATAAAGGGGCCCAGTCTCATGTCAAAATTTGTCGGTGAAAGCGAGAAGGGTGTCCGTGAAGTATTCAAAACGGCAAAACAGGCTTCACCGTCAATCATATTTTTTGATGAGATCGACGCCATCGTTCCAAGAAGGGGTTCGGGAATCGGGGAGTCCGGCGTGACGGAACGGGTCGTAAGCCAATTTCTGGCCGAGATGGACGGCATTGAAGAACTTAAGGGAGTGGTAGTGCTTGCTGCCACCAACCGGGTGGATATGATTGACCCTGCACTCCTGAGGGGTGGAAGATTCGATCTTGTCATTGAGCTGCCCTTCCCCGACGAAGACGCACGTTTTGCCATATTTGGAATCCACACCAAAGACAAACCTCTCGCTAAGGATGTGAATTTACGTGAATTGGCAAAGGAAGCTGGCGATCTGGCCGGGTCTGATATAGAGTTTTTATGCCGGAAGGCCTCTATGCTGGCAATAAGAGAATATATAAATCAGGGTTCAAGGGGTCGAGGGGTCGAGGGTAAAGGGCAGGAGACAGGAGACAGTGGTCAGGGATTGAAAATATTAAAGAGGCATTTCGAGGAGGCGTTACAATTGGTGCAAAAGCAGAAGGAAACACAGGGGTCAGCCCTTGACATTTGA
- a CDS encoding ArsA family ATPase → MGLTGLNDASLKLILFGGKGGVGKTTCAASAGLYLSETFKTLIISTDPAHSLSDSLGQKIGDGIEDIKGVKNLSAIEISAKKAFSAFKAKYEKEIKKIIDTSTYLDPEDVESVFALPIPGIDEVMGLKTIIDLIEEGRFDKFVVDTAPTGHALRLLTLPDMLDDWIKVMAKMRWKYRYVATTFGGKYKPDEGDDFLVEMKKTVTRIHSLFKNGKRCEFIVVTIPEDMAVQETQRMIGDLNAYGIKVKQLVINNVVPENDHCEFCREKRKGQETYIEYLRKKTGDIRITVTPLNPLEVKGIDALEHFKELLIQSPLDTTPSKSSPASPNRGGLQAREGNPSEHLKKDRRNDEKEKQRGNYGF, encoded by the coding sequence ATGGGACTGACCGGACTGAACGATGCCTCTTTGAAACTGATTCTTTTTGGCGGTAAGGGCGGTGTCGGAAAAACAACCTGCGCTGCAAGTGCCGGTCTCTATTTATCAGAAACATTCAAAACATTAATTATCTCTACCGATCCTGCCCATTCCCTTTCGGACAGTCTGGGGCAAAAGATTGGCGATGGCATTGAAGATATTAAAGGCGTAAAAAACCTCAGTGCAATCGAAATAAGCGCAAAAAAGGCCTTCTCGGCCTTCAAAGCAAAATACGAAAAAGAAATTAAGAAAATTATTGATACCTCTACCTATTTAGACCCGGAAGATGTTGAATCGGTCTTTGCCCTTCCCATCCCCGGCATAGATGAGGTCATGGGGCTGAAAACAATAATAGACCTGATAGAAGAAGGGAGATTCGACAAGTTTGTTGTCGATACAGCGCCTACTGGTCATGCATTGAGGCTTTTAACCCTGCCTGATATGCTGGATGACTGGATCAAGGTCATGGCAAAGATGCGATGGAAATACCGCTATGTGGCAACAACCTTCGGCGGTAAATACAAGCCTGATGAAGGCGATGATTTTCTTGTGGAAATGAAAAAGACCGTCACCAGGATACACAGTCTCTTCAAAAACGGTAAGCGATGCGAATTCATTGTTGTTACAATCCCGGAGGACATGGCTGTTCAGGAAACACAGAGGATGATAGGCGACCTGAATGCATACGGGATAAAGGTGAAACAATTAGTGATTAATAATGTAGTGCCGGAGAACGACCATTGTGAATTCTGCAGAGAGAAAAGAAAGGGGCAGGAAACATATATCGAATATTTAAGAAAAAAAACGGGCGATATCCGGATTACAGTTACCCCGCTGAACCCGCTGGAAGTAAAGGGCATTGATGCACTGGAACACTTTAAGGAATTGCTGATTCAATCCCCCCTCGACACAACCCCCTCCAAATCCTCGCCTGCCTCCCCAAACCGGGGAGGCCTCCAGGCGAGGGAAGGCAACCCTTCAGAACATTTGAAAAAAGATCGGAGAAACGATGAAAAAGAAAAACAAAGAGGTAATTATGGCTTTTAA
- a CDS encoding Hsp20/alpha crystallin family protein encodes MADEKKGSKKGDDAFNIDFGIGDLKLGGLFKGIEKLVDLASELEKAGGEINKRGEIDLSNLKDGMKGVFGFSIKTATGGRPVVEHFGNIKKTPRGAKVEEEREPITDIFDEKDEIRVYAEMPGVNENDIKIDLKGDILNISAKSGDRKYRKEMLLPAEGKNKAFTSSFKNGMLEIKIKK; translated from the coding sequence ATGGCAGACGAAAAGAAAGGCAGTAAAAAAGGCGACGATGCATTTAATATTGATTTCGGGATAGGAGATCTGAAACTGGGTGGCTTGTTTAAGGGTATTGAGAAGCTGGTGGACCTGGCGTCTGAACTGGAAAAGGCAGGCGGCGAGATAAATAAAAGGGGCGAAATAGATTTAAGCAACCTGAAAGACGGTATGAAGGGCGTCTTCGGATTTTCTATAAAAACGGCAACAGGGGGAAGACCGGTTGTTGAACATTTCGGCAACATTAAAAAAACCCCTCGTGGCGCAAAAGTCGAGGAAGAAAGGGAACCCATCACCGATATTTTTGATGAAAAAGATGAGATCCGGGTATATGCGGAAATGCCTGGCGTGAATGAGAACGATATAAAGATTGACCTTAAGGGGGATATACTGAACATTTCTGCAAAAAGCGGAGACAGAAAATATCGCAAGGAAATGCTACTGCCGGCTGAGGGAAAGAACAAGGCGTTCACCTCTTCTTTTAAAAATGGTATGCTGGAGATCAAAATAAAGAAATGA
- the gvpN gene encoding gas vesicle protein GvpN, with protein sequence MIEENMTILEPSALPDFVETKFIKDVSNRAVFYIKAGFPVHFRGVSGTGKTTLAMHVASRIGRPVVLIHGDEEFTTSNLVGGEYGYRMRKVVDRFQSRVLKTEEDMVKRWVDNRLTVACKYGFTLVYDEFTRSRPEANNILLSILQERIMDLPAGRSAEGPYLKVHPDFTALFTSNPEEYAGVHRSQDALRDRMVTMDLDHFDYETEIAITHAKSKLPKKDVEMIVKIVRGLRESGKCEFAPTIRACIMIAKAAKVQNLSPARSNGMFSRMCQDVLSSVTSRVGSKTNQNRVKEIVEGLVTTHSN encoded by the coding sequence ATGATTGAAGAAAACATGACAATATTGGAGCCGTCTGCTTTACCTGACTTTGTGGAGACAAAATTCATAAAGGATGTGAGCAACAGGGCAGTCTTCTACATAAAGGCAGGCTTTCCGGTTCATTTCAGGGGCGTTTCAGGCACCGGTAAAACTACGCTTGCCATGCACGTTGCAAGCAGGATAGGGAGACCGGTTGTGTTAATTCATGGGGATGAGGAGTTTACCACATCCAATCTTGTAGGCGGTGAATATGGCTACAGGATGAGAAAGGTGGTTGACCGTTTTCAATCAAGGGTTCTCAAGACAGAGGAAGACATGGTCAAGAGATGGGTTGATAACCGTCTTACCGTGGCATGCAAGTACGGGTTTACCCTTGTCTATGATGAATTTACGCGATCACGTCCGGAGGCGAACAATATCCTCCTGTCTATTCTGCAGGAACGGATTATGGATTTGCCGGCAGGAAGAAGTGCGGAAGGGCCATATTTGAAGGTACACCCTGATTTTACCGCACTGTTTACCAGTAACCCCGAGGAATATGCAGGCGTGCACAGAAGTCAGGACGCCCTGAGGGATAGAATGGTAACGATGGATTTAGACCACTTTGACTATGAAACGGAAATTGCCATTACCCATGCAAAATCAAAACTTCCTAAAAAGGATGTAGAAATGATAGTAAAGATCGTCCGGGGCTTAAGAGAATCGGGCAAGTGCGAATTTGCGCCGACCATTCGCGCTTGCATTATGATTGCAAAGGCCGCAAAGGTCCAGAATTTATCGCCTGCCCGTTCGAACGGGATGTTCAGCCGGATGTGCCAGGACGTGTTGTCGTCCGTTACAAGCAGGGTGGGCTCTAAAACAAATCAAAACAGGGTGAAGGAGATTGTAGAAGGTTTAGTGACAACACACAGTAACTGA
- the gvpA gene encoding gas vesicle structural protein GvpA (There are 14 genes on the gvp gene cluster in halophilic archaea. The product of gvpA is a structural component of gas vesicles, which provide buoyancy to cells and promote flotation. It has been reported that the products of gvpAO and gvpFGJKLM represent the minimal set required for gas vesicle formation in halophilic archaea.): protein MAVEKAIGSSSLVEVIDRILDKGVVVDAWVRVSLVGIEILAIEARIVVASVETYLKYAEAIGLTATAA from the coding sequence ATGGCAGTAGAAAAAGCAATAGGTTCTTCAAGTCTGGTGGAAGTCATCGACAGAATTCTCGACAAGGGTGTAGTCGTCGATGCATGGGTAAGGGTTTCTCTGGTGGGTATTGAAATACTCGCTATCGAAGCCAGGATTGTTGTGGCATCAGTGGAAACCTATCTGAAGTATGCTGAAGCAATTGGCCTCACTGCAACGGCAGCGTAA
- a CDS encoding response regulator, translating to MGNILVVDDNEDMCQVISDVLRSEGYMVRIANDGKSALNELKTEACDLLILDYKLFDMSGLDVLKEMREIAPALCTIMISAYGNELVKARAFELGAYDFFDKPFDVNALLKTVKKALSAKESAGA from the coding sequence ATGGGGAATATCTTGGTTGTAGATGATAATGAGGATATGTGCCAGGTAATATCGGACGTTCTAAGGTCAGAGGGGTATATGGTAAGAATAGCAAATGACGGCAAATCGGCGCTTAACGAACTAAAAACCGAAGCCTGTGACCTTTTGATCCTGGATTATAAACTTTTTGATATGAGCGGGCTGGATGTTTTGAAAGAAATGAGAGAAATAGCGCCTGCATTGTGCACAATCATGATCTCTGCTTACGGGAACGAATTAGTTAAGGCAAGGGCATTCGAATTAGGGGCTTATGATTTCTTCGATAAACCTTTTGATGTAAACGCCCTTCTGAAAACTGTCAAGAAGGCGTTAAGCGCAAAGGAAAGCGCAGGAGCTTGA
- a CDS encoding sigma-54 dependent transcriptional regulator — translation MAKILIVEDNKDMQFLLFNILKSAGYETLVAGDGKKALKEAKRWSPDLVLLDIRLPDMDGMAVLEEIKKLNNDLIIIMLTAYGDIKGAVRAMKLGAFEYITKPFDNDELLIAIKRALQTQCLSREVQSLRRQLGEKTASDLIVELTGESQRMKQILKQIDMVSPTNMTVVVQGESGTGKDLVAQLIHKKSQRSDKAFVAIDCGAIPESLVESELFGYEKGAFTGADALKEGKFEQANGGTLFLDEVTNLPDSAQAKLLRILQEKKLQHLGGKRDIKVDVRIIAASNVDLPDALKAGTFRSDLFHRLNEFPVVLPALRERKTDIPFLANRFLEEAKKEFNKDIKDFSPEAMKTFLDYHWPGNVRELKNTVRRAALLTDSDKITGTCLALDAITEPHSDTDSLSENIDILAELRRGVSLHEIAQKQMDNVEKNIIRQALALTGSNKSKAAKMLKTDRMTLYARLKKFGME, via the coding sequence ATGGCAAAAATTTTAATAGTCGAAGATAACAAAGATATGCAGTTTCTCCTTTTCAATATATTGAAGAGCGCAGGGTATGAAACGCTGGTTGCCGGAGACGGTAAAAAGGCATTGAAAGAGGCAAAGAGATGGTCACCCGATCTTGTCTTGCTTGATATACGGTTACCCGATATGGACGGGATGGCGGTTCTTGAAGAGATAAAGAAGCTCAATAACGACCTTATCATTATCATGCTGACCGCTTATGGAGATATAAAAGGGGCTGTACGGGCAATGAAACTGGGCGCCTTCGAATATATCACGAAACCCTTTGATAATGACGAACTGCTCATTGCCATAAAGAGAGCCCTGCAGACACAATGCCTGAGCAGAGAAGTTCAGAGCCTGCGGAGGCAATTGGGTGAAAAAACCGCCTCAGACCTGATAGTAGAGCTTACCGGAGAAAGTCAAAGGATGAAACAGATTTTGAAGCAGATTGATATGGTTTCTCCTACAAATATGACGGTGGTGGTGCAGGGAGAAAGCGGAACAGGGAAAGATCTGGTTGCGCAACTGATACATAAAAAAAGTCAGAGGAGCGACAAGGCCTTTGTTGCCATAGATTGCGGCGCCATACCGGAATCCCTTGTTGAGAGTGAGCTCTTCGGCTATGAAAAAGGCGCTTTTACGGGTGCAGATGCCCTCAAGGAGGGTAAATTTGAACAGGCGAACGGGGGCACTCTATTTTTAGATGAGGTAACAAACCTGCCGGATTCAGCCCAGGCAAAATTATTAAGGATCTTGCAGGAGAAAAAACTCCAGCATCTGGGCGGAAAGAGGGATATAAAGGTTGATGTCCGGATTATTGCGGCCTCAAATGTTGACCTCCCCGATGCACTGAAGGCAGGGACATTCAGAAGCGACTTGTTTCACAGACTTAACGAGTTCCCTGTTGTTTTGCCCGCTTTGAGGGAAAGAAAGACGGATATTCCGTTTCTGGCAAACCGTTTTCTGGAAGAAGCCAAAAAAGAATTCAATAAAGACATAAAGGACTTTTCTCCTGAAGCAATGAAAACCTTTCTCGATTATCACTGGCCCGGGAATGTGAGGGAATTAAAAAATACGGTGAGAAGGGCGGCGCTCCTGACAGATTCAGACAAGATCACCGGTACATGCCTTGCATTGGATGCCATAACAGAACCTCATTCGGATACGGATAGCCTGTCAGAAAATATCGATATCCTGGCTGAATTGAGGAGAGGTGTCTCGCTTCATGAGATTGCACAGAAACAAATGGACAATGTTGAAAAAAATATTATCAGACAGGCGCTTGCTTTAACCGGCAGCAACAAATCAAAGGCCGCGAAAATGCTCAAAACAGACCGCATGACACTCTATGCCAGGCTGAAAAAGTTTGGGATGGAGTAA
- a CDS encoding ATP-binding protein — translation MLLDEKGYIIRSNRGAESWSLGHPGDVRGQAPHDVLHPYCTKFDCYLKGFISNGLKDSAAGKPSELEVKDEALKRYLDIRIRPVRTQQNEKNPIDGSFAVLVIHDMTERRQAKDALAEAYEELKETQQELIQIEKLALLGKFSSGIAHEIRNPLANICASAQFCLAKYELDEEIKKHLRIMLRNSEHANKIIKDLIDLAKPSEVSLEPGDISDLISSVCDLVKTRCEKQHILLHKKVSRRLPHILMDKERIEKALLNFILNAVEAMPKGGKIAINAYPHFDKDQVIISILDTGKGIPQEDFDNIFHPFFTTKRTGIGLGLCLADQVISSHKGRLSINSIVGEGTEITIKLPISRES, via the coding sequence TTGCTCCTCGATGAAAAGGGATATATTATCCGTTCCAACCGGGGAGCGGAAAGCTGGAGCCTCGGACATCCCGGCGATGTGAGAGGACAGGCGCCGCATGACGTTCTCCATCCATATTGTACGAAGTTTGACTGCTACCTCAAGGGTTTCATATCAAACGGTTTAAAGGATTCAGCGGCAGGTAAACCCTCAGAATTAGAGGTAAAGGATGAGGCATTGAAGCGGTATCTCGATATACGGATAAGACCTGTCCGTACTCAGCAAAATGAAAAAAACCCGATAGACGGGAGCTTTGCTGTCCTTGTCATCCATGACATGACAGAACGCAGGCAGGCAAAGGATGCCCTAGCAGAGGCTTACGAAGAGCTGAAAGAGACCCAGCAAGAATTGATCCAGATTGAAAAACTGGCTCTTCTGGGAAAATTTTCATCGGGTATAGCCCATGAAATCAGGAATCCCCTTGCGAATATTTGTGCATCTGCCCAGTTTTGCCTCGCCAAATACGAGCTTGATGAAGAGATAAAGAAACATCTGAGGATCATGTTGAGAAACTCCGAACATGCAAATAAAATTATAAAAGACCTGATAGACCTTGCAAAACCGAGTGAGGTTTCTCTTGAGCCGGGAGACATAAGCGATTTGATAAGCAGTGTATGCGATCTTGTAAAAACACGGTGTGAAAAACAGCATATACTCTTGCATAAGAAGGTATCGAGGAGATTGCCGCATATTTTAATGGATAAAGAACGGATAGAAAAAGCGCTTCTTAATTTTATCTTAAACGCCGTTGAGGCTATGCCGAAAGGTGGGAAAATTGCCATTAACGCCTATCCGCATTTTGATAAAGATCAGGTAATTATCAGTATCCTGGATACAGGCAAGGGTATCCCGCAGGAAGATTTCGATAACATATTTCACCCCTTTTTTACCACGAAACGCACCGGCATAGGATTGGGATTATGCCTTGCGGACCAGGTAATAAGCTCTCACAAAGGAAGGCTTTCCATCAACAGCATAGTTGGGGAAGGTACAGAGATTACCATAAAACTGCCGATTTCAAGGGAAAGTTAA
- a CDS encoding response regulator, whose amino-acid sequence MNSAIHILIVEDDFIIGESIRNKIINLGYSAPAPATTGSEAIRTAEETRPDLIIMDIKLQGQMDGIEAAANIRSRFDIPVIYLTAHTDEKTVERAKLTEPFGYIVKPFESRELRTAIVMALHKHKLEKKLKESEERYRIAIEHSNDGVAIVRGDNHIFVNKRFLEIFGYERMEEVVGKPISLTVHPDDRKRVMKNNRGRQKNESVPSIYEMKGIKKKWRDGLY is encoded by the coding sequence ATGAATAGCGCAATTCACATTCTTATTGTTGAGGACGATTTTATTATCGGCGAGAGTATCAGAAACAAGATCATCAATCTGGGTTATTCGGCGCCGGCTCCGGCAACTACAGGCAGCGAGGCAATCCGTACAGCAGAAGAAACCCGACCCGACCTCATCATTATGGACATAAAACTCCAGGGACAGATGGACGGAATCGAAGCTGCAGCAAACATCCGTTCCCGGTTCGATATACCTGTTATATATCTCACGGCCCATACTGATGAGAAAACTGTAGAGCGGGCAAAACTGACAGAACCTTTTGGCTATATTGTCAAACCTTTTGAATCGCGGGAGCTCCGGACTGCCATCGTTATGGCCCTGCATAAGCACAAACTTGAGAAAAAACTTAAGGAATCTGAAGAACGTTACAGGATCGCAATAGAACATTCAAATGACGGTGTTGCCATCGTGCGTGGCGATAACCACATCTTTGTGAACAAAAGGTTTCTGGAGATTTTCGGCTATGAGCGGATGGAAGAGGTTGTCGGGAAACCCATATCACTCACAGTGCACCCCGATGATCGTAAACGTGTCATGAAGAATAACCGGGGAAGACAGAAAAACGAATCCGTACCGTCCATATATGAAATGAAAGGTATCAAAAAAAAATGGCGAGACGGTTTATATTGA